GCTCTGGCTCCGGGGGCGTCGCTGCCCAAGGCGAAGCTCCAGGAAAAGCCGGGCGTCATCGGACCGGTGCTGTTCCCCGACGCCAGCGCCTTCACGTTCCCCGAGCCCGGCCAGCTCGGCCTCGGCCGGAACATCTTCCAGGGGCCGAGCTTCCACAACCTCGACGCCTCGGTATCCAAGCTCTTCGCCGCCACCGAGCGCGTCAAGGTCACGCTCCGCGCCGAGTTCTTCAACGCGCTCAACCACCCGAACTTCCGCAATCCGCGCGACGCCAGCGTCGGCTCGCCCGCCATCACGTCCACCGTCTTCGGCCAGACCTGCTGCGTCACGCTCTCGACGGCCAGTTCCGCGACGACGAATCAGAACGGCGAAAGCTGGCGCGTCATCCAGCTGGCCCTCCGCGTTTCCTTCTGAACCGCCGGCGCCCGGCGGGCCTCCCTCAGGGCCCGCCGGGTTCGCGGCGCGGCTGTCTGTCCAGCGCCCCCCTGCAAAAGCCCTCTTCTTCCTCCCAGGGGCAGCTTCTCCCGTCTAACAGGTCGCTGAAAAACTCCGGAACAAGACACCTCGGAAATGTTTGATGCGTCTTTCCTAGTGTAGGGACGCCATGAGAGGAGAAGACCGTCAGCAGCAAGAGATGTTCCTGTACGCGAGCCTGGAGGATCTGGTGCCGGCCGATCACCCGCTGCGGCCGATCCGGGCGATGGTGGACGAGGCGCTGCAGAGGCTGGACGACACCTTCGATGAGATTTACGGAGAAGTGGGGCGGCCGTCGATCGCGCCGGAGCGGCTGCTGCGGGCGCAGTTGCTGATGCTGCTGTACACAATCCGGAGCGAGAGGATGCTGGTCGAGCAGCTGCGCTACAACCTGCTGTTCCGGTGGTTCGTGGGTCTGGGGATGAGCGAGGAGGTCTGGCACGCGACGGTGTTCACGAAGAACCGGGACCGGCTGCTGGAAGGGGACGTAGCGCGGCAGTTCTTTGGCGAGATCGTGCGGCAGGCGAAGCAGCAGGGGCTGATGTCGAGCGAGCATTTTTCGGTGGACGGGACGATGGTGGAGGCGTGGGCGAGCCAGAAGAGCTTCCGGCCGAAACAGGAGAAGTCGGATGAGGACGAACCGAAACAGGGTGGGCGGAATCGGGAAGTGGACTTCCGGGGGCAGCAGCGGTCGAATGAGACGCACGAGTCGGTGACGGATCCGGAGGCGCGGCTGTGGCGGAAGAGTCAGACGGCGGAGGCGAAGCTGAGCTATCTGGGACACGTGCTGGGAGAGAACCGGCACGGGCTGATCGTGAACGTGCGGGTGACGAAAGCCTACGGGCGGGCGGAGCGGGAAGCGGCGGTGGAGATGGCGCGGGAGATTCCGGGAGGGACGAAGCGGGTGACGCTGGCCGGAGACAAGGGGTACGACACGCGGGAGTTTGTGGAGCAGATGAAGGATCTGAACGTGACGCCGCATGTGGCGCAGAACGTGAGCGGACGGCGCAGCGCGGTGGATGGGAGGACGACGCGGCATGAAGGCTACTGGATGAGCCAGAGGAGGCGGAAGCTGGTGGAGGAGTTCTTCGGATGGGCGAAGGTGGTGGCGGGGCTGAGGAAGGTGAAGCTGAGGGGGCGGGAGAAGGTGGGATGGCTGTTCACGCTGGCGGCAGCCGCATACAATCTGGTGAGGATGAGGAACCTGATGGCGGCGGCGACTGCCTGAGGAGCGCGGAAACAGCCTTCCGGCGGCCTTCCAATGGCCGCTGGAAGGCGAGTGGGCAGGGGGGCGATCCGTTCCCAGGGCTTCCTCTTGGGCGGAAATCGAAAAACAGAACAATTTTCGGCTCCGCGCGGGCGTTTTTTCAGCGACCTGCTAACTCCCTCCAGACCGGGGCAGTGGATCCGCCGATAGGGCTTTTACCCGGGCGAAAAAGGGCCGGGACTTTTCGTAATCTTGGACAGGGGGCCGGATGTCTGCGTTGAGGCAGAACGCCGCCAAAACCCTGACAGGGAGGAGGATCCTGTAGCGTATGTTGCGAACCGTTGTCATTCAGGCCGCTCTGGCCGCCTGTTTCGGCCACTCTGCGGCGGCGGCCGTGATCTATTCCAACAACAGCCCGTTGAATGACAGCTTCACCAATCCCACGAACGTCAATCAGGGGCAGGCCGTCGGTTCTACAGGCTGGTATTACAACAACGTCCGCAACAGCGGAACCGCCGGCATCAGCTCCTCGCTTCCATACGCGAGCAACGGTTCCGTTTACTTCCAGAGCCCGTCCGGCGCCGCGAAAGCCGACATCGAATACCTGCCCGGCGCCGTGAATGTGTCCGGCAACTATCTGTCCGGCGCCTCGCTGGGACTGTTTTCAGACCTCCAGAGCTTCTCCTACATGTGGTACCGCGACAGCTCAAGCACCGTGGCCCCCCATCTCCATCCCGTCCTTCGGGTTCTGCTGGACGCCGATGGAAACCTGGCCACCGTGGGCGATCGCGGCGGACTGGTTTTCGAGCGCGTGTACAACGGAGGCAGCGTGCCGGTGGACACGTGGGTGTCCGATACGGTCACGTCTTCCACCTACCTCTGGAATTTCGGCCTGGGCATTGGCTTCGCGGCCAATATCAACGCCACGCCTTATGCCTACGACGCGACGCTGGCCGAATGGCAGGCGTATTTCCCCAATGCCGTGATTCTCGGCTTCAGCGCCGGTGTCGGAAGCGGCTGGAACGGCGTGTTCTCGGGCGCCGTGGACTCCATCGCGTGGACGATCGGAGGACAGAGCTCGGCCTTCAACTTCGAGGTTGCTCCGGCGATGGCCGACGTCCCGGAGCCGGGCACGCTCCTGTTGACGGCGGCTGGAGCCGTCCTGCTTTTCCTCCGCCGCAGGGCCTGACCGAAGGTCATTCCCCTGCCGGCGGGACGTCCGTCCGGGCTGCGTCCCGCGCCGACCGTGCCGGATCGTCCGCAACCGTCTACGGCGGGCCAGGCCAGTACAGGTGCACGAAAGCCGCGGGCGTCCCGCCGGAAAACGGCTCTTCCGCCAGCAGCGTCTCAAACAGCGGCGGCTCGAAATAGTACGCTGTCAGCGGGGCGGCGGCCAGAATGGACAGGGTCACCGTCAGTCTGGCAATGACCCGGTTCTGAATCACCTCCCGCACCAGCAGGACTTCCTGATGCGCGCCGAAAGGCAGTCCGGCGGGATTGACGGACACCGTCACCAACGCCGGCGCCGACCCGGTGGTCTGGCTCAGCTGCACCCACGGGGCGCCGCCCTGCTTTTCCAACGCCCATGGCACATTCGAGCCCAGGAACTGCACCTGCTTCCCCGCCGGGAGCGAACCGCCCGTCAGGTACTGAAAGTCCAGGCCCGCGGGCGTCAGCGGGGGCGCTGCGCCGGTCACGTTCACCGTCACGGGCGCGTCCATCTGGGCGAGCGCCGCTTTCAGAACCGTCGCCGTGTTGCCGGCGTGGTCGCTGACTTCGACGAAGCGCACCTCCCACGCGCCGCTCTCCGAATACTGCGGAAAGACGCCATTGCAGGGCATCGCCGCCGCCGCAGTGCCTGCGGGCATCACC
This DNA window, taken from Bryobacteraceae bacterium, encodes the following:
- a CDS encoding DDE transposase, encoding MRGEDRQQQEMFLYASLEDLVPADHPLRPIRAMVDEALQRLDDTFDEIYGEVGRPSIAPERLLRAQLLMLLYTIRSERMLVEQLRYNLLFRWFVGLGMSEEVWHATVFTKNRDRLLEGDVARQFFGEIVRQAKQQGLMSSEHFSVDGTMVEAWASQKSFRPKQEKSDEDEPKQGGRNREVDFRGQQRSNETHESVTDPEARLWRKSQTAEAKLSYLGHVLGENRHGLIVNVRVTKAYGRAEREAAVEMAREIPGGTKRVTLAGDKGYDTREFVEQMKDLNVTPHVAQNVSGRRSAVDGRTTRHEGYWMSQRRRKLVEEFFGWAKVVAGLRKVKLRGREKVGWLFTLAAAAYNLVRMRNLMAAATA